One segment of Anastrepha obliqua isolate idAnaObli1 chromosome 3, idAnaObli1_1.0, whole genome shotgun sequence DNA contains the following:
- the LOC129242250 gene encoding CUGBP Elav-like family member 4: protein MRLNLLPVLPHASLLFIVDVVFRGASSSLVVKFADTEKERQIRRMQQMAGHMNLLNPFVFNQFGPYGAYAQQQQAALMAAAATAPGSYMNPMAALATQIPHGLNGTGQPSLPSPTMPNFNMGAQTPNGQPAAAAAAAAAAAADGVFTNGIPQTAFPGHPLHLTIPPQGLPNGDAAALQHAFTGMPPFPGVAFPAVYGQFPQALPPPLAAVAPTQREDFLMFPGCSISGPEGCNLFIYHLPQEFGDAELMQMFLPFGNVISSKVFIDRATNQSKCFGFVSFDNPASAQAAIQAMNGFQIGMKRLKVQLKRPKDASRPY, encoded by the exons ATGCGATTGAATTTACTGCCAGTTCTGCCACATGCGTCATTGCTATTCATTGTTGATGTTGTTTTCAGG GGTGCTTCCTCCAGTCTTGTTGTGAAATTTGCCGATACTGAGAAGGAGCGACAGATACGACGCATGCAACAAATGGCGGGTCATATGAATTTACTTAATCCCTTTGTCTTTAATCAATTTGGACCATATGGAGCTTATGCGCAG CAACAGCAAGCCGCTTTAATGGCTGCCGCTGCCACTGCACCCGGCTCCTATATGAATCCGATGGCCGCATTGGCAACGCAAATACCTCATGGCTTAAATGGCACCGGTCAGCCATCGCTGCCCTCACCGACCATGCCTAATTTCAATATGGGCGCTCAAACGCCAAATGGACAACCTGCTGCTGCAGCGGCCGCGGCAGCTGCCGCCGCTGCCGATGGCGTCTTCACAAATGGCATTCCGCAGACGGCGTTCCCGGGAC ATCCACTCCATTTAACGATTCCACCACAAGGTCTGCCAAATGGTGATGCTGCCGCCTTACAGCATGCCTTCACTGGAATGCCACCGTTTCCAGGAGTTG CCTTTCCCGCCGTTTATGGACAATTTCCACAAGCTTTACCACCACCTCTAGCGGCGGTTGCACCCACTCAACGTGAAG ATTTTCTGATGTTCCCAGGATGTTCGATTTCCGGACCGGAGGGTTGTAATCTATTCATATATCATTTGCCGCAAGAGTTTGGCGATGCGGAATTGATGCAGATGTTCCTGCCATTTGGTAATGTGATCAGTTCAAAGGTCTTCATTGATCGTGCTACAAATCAAAGTAAATGTTTTG GTTTTGTTTCATTCGATAATCCTGCCAGCGCTCAAGCGGCCATTCAGGCAATGAATGGCTTCCAGATTGGCATGAAAAGACTGAAAGTTCAACTAAAGCGGCCAAAGGATGCCAGTCGACCCTATTAA